One stretch of Cohnella algarum DNA includes these proteins:
- a CDS encoding MraY family glycosyltransferase, with translation MMYIYALGFSFLFVFLLVPFVRAAALRIGFVDRPARRKIHSRPVPLSGGVALYAGVVATSFLWLGDSPLVRTLAVGGGALVAIGLADDAFKSRGREFPVWPRLVLYVAVALLPGAYGISISGISSPSSSAMIVFTDGWGLFFTAVWVFALINMMNFIDGMDGLASGVCVISSLTLFAASLIGRQEVTALIAVALAGSCLAFLAYNFHPARIFMGDAGATFLGYTLAVTAVEGTLKGATFLSLLVPLLALGVPILDTAVVFTRRLLEGKGLHRADNLHTHHSLMKWGLTQVQTVSFLYLIASVFALTSIVILLILR, from the coding sequence ATGATGTACATATACGCATTGGGCTTTTCATTTTTGTTCGTTTTTTTGCTGGTTCCTTTTGTCAGGGCCGCTGCGCTTCGCATCGGCTTCGTCGATCGGCCGGCCAGGCGCAAAATCCATAGCCGCCCCGTTCCGCTCAGCGGCGGGGTTGCCTTGTACGCGGGCGTTGTCGCGACGTCTTTCCTCTGGCTAGGGGACTCTCCGCTCGTGCGCACGCTTGCCGTCGGAGGAGGGGCGCTGGTTGCGATCGGGTTGGCCGACGACGCTTTCAAATCGCGCGGCCGGGAATTTCCCGTATGGCCGAGACTCGTGCTTTACGTTGCCGTCGCCCTGCTGCCCGGAGCTTACGGTATTTCGATATCGGGCATTTCCTCCCCTTCCTCGTCGGCGATGATCGTGTTTACCGACGGCTGGGGCCTTTTTTTTACCGCGGTATGGGTGTTTGCGCTGATCAACATGATGAATTTTATCGATGGCATGGACGGCCTCGCTTCCGGCGTTTGCGTCATATCCTCGCTAACCTTGTTCGCGGCGTCGCTGATCGGCCGCCAGGAAGTGACGGCTCTGATCGCGGTCGCGCTGGCGGGCTCGTGCCTGGCGTTTCTGGCGTACAATTTTCACCCGGCGAGAATTTTCATGGGGGATGCGGGGGCGACGTTTCTCGGCTATACGCTTGCGGTGACCGCCGTCGAGGGCACGCTCAAGGGAGCGACCTTCCTGTCGCTGCTCGTTCCGCTGCTGGCCTTGGGCGTTCCGATTCTGGACACGGCGGTCGTTTTTACGAGAAGACTGCTGGAGGGCAAAGGACTTCACCGGGCGGACAATTTGCACACTCACCACAGTCTGATGAAATGGGGGCTGACCCAGGTTCAAACCGTTTCCTTCCTTTATTTGATCGCCTCCGTTTTTGCCTTGACGTCCATCGTCATTCTGCTCATTCTCCGTTAG
- a CDS encoding PucR family transcriptional regulator, translating to MALIKTKLQQLQHLLGAPVTAGTMKKAEWESIGGKKFPEIGDYVQLEGGCLLATKIETKEIGYIRTEAELTPLEKELLKWALQQQSGKPSPVAGSDQERQARRLGEWIEQCILSGETRVEVPDWLETRGKLFDGMIPFLLLNDQTDEREPSYAELEKVLRSFISDEMMLVPLQEREWLILGSDRLLAEIDSGEGDVIDREETKEALFSLATGLQQMFTEQWGGECYVAVGEPMIPTESLIQAVGMLRDTIYLGRKYHVGTQVHVPWAIHLERLLNEIPDPAKARFMEQMMPRLDLFNDAETVSTLDAFFAMDCNVSETAKRLFIHRNTLLYRLDKLKQETGLDVRSFNDAVLVRIMLLLYKVTKRK from the coding sequence ATGGCGTTGATCAAGACGAAGCTGCAGCAGCTGCAGCATTTGTTGGGCGCTCCGGTGACGGCGGGGACGATGAAGAAGGCCGAATGGGAAAGCATCGGCGGCAAAAAGTTTCCCGAGATCGGCGACTACGTTCAACTGGAAGGCGGATGCCTGCTCGCGACGAAAATCGAAACGAAGGAAATCGGCTATATCCGGACCGAAGCCGAGCTGACCCCGCTCGAAAAAGAGCTGCTCAAATGGGCGCTTCAGCAGCAGTCGGGCAAGCCGTCCCCCGTCGCCGGCAGCGACCAGGAGCGTCAGGCGCGCCGCTTGGGCGAATGGATCGAACAGTGCATTTTGTCGGGAGAAACCCGGGTCGAAGTCCCCGATTGGCTGGAAACCCGCGGCAAGCTGTTCGACGGCATGATTCCTTTCCTTCTGCTGAACGACCAGACGGACGAGCGCGAGCCTTCCTACGCCGAACTGGAAAAAGTGCTGCGCTCGTTTATTTCCGACGAAATGATGCTGGTTCCGCTGCAGGAGAGAGAATGGCTCATCCTCGGTTCGGATCGGCTATTGGCGGAAATCGATTCGGGGGAAGGCGACGTGATCGACCGTGAAGAAACGAAAGAGGCGCTCTTTTCGCTGGCTACCGGCTTGCAGCAAATGTTCACCGAGCAGTGGGGCGGGGAATGCTACGTCGCCGTAGGCGAGCCGATGATTCCTACCGAAAGCTTGATCCAGGCCGTCGGCATGCTTCGCGATACGATTTATTTGGGACGGAAGTATCACGTCGGCACGCAAGTCCACGTCCCTTGGGCCATTCACCTGGAGCGGCTGCTGAACGAAATCCCCGACCCGGCGAAAGCCCGGTTCATGGAACAGATGATGCCGCGGCTCGATCTGTTCAACGACGCGGAAACGGTGTCGACGCTGGACGCTTTTTTCGCCATGGATTGCAACGTAAGCGAAACGGCGAAAAGACTATTCATTCACCGCAATACGCTGCTGTACCGGCTCGACAAGCTGAAGCAGGAGACGGGACTCGACGTTCGGTCCTTCAACGACGCGGTTCTTGTCCGCATTATGCTGCTATTGTACAAAGTTACGAAAAGGAAATGA